In Nitrospirota bacterium, one genomic interval encodes:
- the ppcA gene encoding phosphoenolpyruvate carboxylase, whose translation VDDFVVRKLLTKYKHFFYERNLGKDAFLTLRVPNPDIEKEEAKILIETLESIPRSCDAARLFYGEEIPPIFEIILPMTTSAESLNRIYYYYKDFVVGKQTKPFYPGDITIADWIGNFKPDKVNVIPLFEDREHMLEAHRIVKEYLKNKDINYQRVFLARSDPAMNYGMVSAIIFNKIALQRLRRVSEETGVKIYPILGAGSAPFRGHLKPETVERVLDEYPDVYTFTIQSAFKYDNPVPNILNGIRKLKDTPRKRGFDVDEKLCLKIIDRVSIEYAKIIELIAPLINRIAEFIPRRRMRKLHVGLFGYSRNIGKVKLPRVISFCAACYSIGLPPEILGLTALTKNDFDYLRTIYVNFDFDIKSALSYFNEDVFSIIPEETKKYIKRDYCEYRIDEEHKGVTSRIIKAIKDGDHRNLQPMIVEAAHLRRFLG comes from the coding sequence GTAGACGACTTTGTTGTAAGAAAACTACTCACAAAATACAAGCATTTCTTCTATGAAAGAAATCTGGGAAAGGATGCTTTTCTGACACTCAGGGTACCCAATCCTGATATTGAAAAAGAGGAAGCAAAGATTCTCATTGAAACCCTTGAGAGCATTCCACGATCTTGCGATGCAGCAAGGTTGTTTTATGGAGAGGAGATTCCGCCTATCTTCGAGATAATTTTGCCAATGACAACTTCTGCGGAAAGCCTCAATAGAATCTATTACTATTACAAAGATTTTGTTGTAGGAAAACAGACTAAGCCCTTTTATCCGGGAGATATAACAATAGCAGATTGGATTGGCAATTTTAAACCAGATAAGGTAAATGTTATACCCCTTTTTGAAGACAGGGAACATATGCTTGAAGCACACAGGATCGTAAAGGAATATTTGAAAAATAAGGATATCAATTACCAGAGGGTTTTTCTTGCAAGATCAGACCCTGCTATGAACTATGGTATGGTGAGTGCCATTATTTTTAATAAGATAGCCCTCCAGAGGTTACGAAGGGTCTCCGAGGAAACCGGCGTTAAAATATATCCTATCCTTGGTGCAGGTTCTGCACCTTTTAGGGGTCATCTTAAACCGGAAACAGTAGAAAGGGTTCTTGATGAATATCCAGATGTCTATACCTTTACCATCCAGTCCGCATTTAAGTATGATAACCCTGTTCCAAACATCTTAAATGGCATCAGAAAACTAAAAGATACACCGAGAAAAAGGGGATTTGATGTAGATGAAAAGTTATGTCTGAAGATTATTGATAGGGTATCAATTGAATATGCTAAAATAATAGAGCTTATTGCACCATTGATAAATCGTATTGCAGAATTTATCCCAAGAAGGAGGATGCGAAAACTCCATGTAGGATTATTTGGATATTCGAGAAACATTGGAAAGGTTAAACTCCCACGAGTGATAAGTTTCTGTGCTGCTTGTTACTCCATAGGTTTGCCACCTGAAATTCTCGGGCTGACTGCCCTTACAAAAAATGATTTTGATTATCTGCGAACCATCTATGTGAATTTTGACTTCGATATAAAGAGTGCTCTATCTTATTTTAACGAAGATGTGTTCAGTATTATTCCTGAAGAAACAAAAAAATATATAAAGAGAGATTACTGTGAATATAGAATTGATGAGGAACATAAAGGTGTAACATCAAGAATCATCAAGGCTATAAAAGATGGTGATCATCGAAACCTACAGCCTATGATAGTTGAAGCTGCCCATCTAAGGAGGTTTCTTGGATGA
- a CDS encoding DMT family transporter: protein MTGAIKIVLSMLIWSTLGIAVRWLVLPPHIIIFYTAMVAGVVQFLILYAGVGIHEVKIVRKERSIIGLAFLIIANAFLYYFALTKTTIANAVLTHYTAPIFVALLSPLILRERVDRITWLSLAMSSAGLWMIFSNNNIVLGGDHIIGVSAGTLSGVAYALLVIVAKPLSQRYFPIAISFLTNSITVILLLPFAVLSKYTIELNAVILLLLMGVIHSTLAVILYLQGLRVVEAHKAAILGYIEPVSAVALAVLFLSEAITTSVVIGGILIIVSGYIVLRK from the coding sequence TTGACAGGCGCGATAAAGATAGTCCTCTCGATGCTGATATGGAGCACTCTCGGTATTGCCGTAAGATGGTTAGTTCTTCCACCTCATATAATAATATTCTACACTGCCATGGTCGCAGGTGTGGTGCAGTTTCTTATACTCTATGCAGGAGTTGGTATTCATGAAGTAAAGATTGTTAGGAAAGAGCGTTCAATAATCGGCCTTGCGTTTCTCATAATAGCAAATGCCTTCCTTTATTATTTTGCATTAACAAAGACTACCATAGCAAATGCAGTGCTTACACACTATACAGCACCGATATTTGTTGCACTTTTGTCACCTTTGATACTTAGAGAAAGGGTCGATCGAATCACATGGTTATCCCTCGCAATGTCATCTGCCGGACTCTGGATGATCTTTTCAAATAACAATATTGTTTTAGGTGGAGACCATATTATTGGTGTCAGTGCAGGGACACTTTCAGGAGTGGCTTATGCACTATTAGTTATTGTAGCTAAACCTCTATCACAGAGGTATTTTCCCATAGCAATCTCCTTTTTAACAAATTCAATAACGGTAATACTGCTTCTACCCTTTGCTGTATTAAGCAAATATACTATAGAACTCAATGCAGTTATCCTCTTGCTTCTTATGGGTGTTATCCATTCTACTCTCGCAGTGATATTATATCTACAGGGGCTGAGGGTGGTAGAGGCGCATAAGGCTGCGATACTCGGATATATAGAACCTGTAAGTGCGGTAGCTCTTGCTGTGTTGTTTTTATCCGAGGCAATTACCACATCAGTAGTCATAGGAGGCATATTGATAATAGTATCTGGTTACATTGTGCTGAGGAAATGA
- a CDS encoding GDP-mannose 4,6-dehydratase, translating into MGDYLVTGGAGFIGSHLVENLLKVGKKVICIDNLDDFYDPAIKRTNISEALLNPNFRFIEADIRDTNFLKEDLSSKDIDIIIHLAALAGVRASIQNPLLYADVNIKGTINMLELAKDLQVRHFVFASSSSVYGDNKKIPFSENDTVDNPVSPYGATKKTCEILCYTYHRLYDIPVTCLRYFTVYGPRQRPEMAIHKFTRMIDRDEPIPVYGDGESLRDYTYIDDAIDGTIKAIKNPFGYEIFNIGESRTVKLKDLISLIEDVLGKKAVIERLPMQLGDVSITYADITKSKKMLGYNPQVAIEDGIKRFVKWYKGEKD; encoded by the coding sequence ATGGGGGATTATCTTGTTACTGGTGGAGCTGGATTTATTGGTTCCCATTTAGTTGAAAATCTTCTGAAGGTGGGGAAAAAGGTTATCTGTATTGATAACCTCGATGATTTTTATGACCCTGCAATAAAGAGAACAAATATCTCTGAAGCACTTCTTAATCCAAATTTTAGATTTATAGAGGCTGATATAAGGGATACGAATTTCTTAAAGGAGGACTTATCTTCAAAGGATATAGACATCATAATTCACCTTGCTGCACTGGCAGGGGTAAGGGCATCCATACAGAACCCCCTCCTTTATGCAGATGTAAACATAAAGGGAACAATAAATATGCTTGAGCTTGCAAAAGACCTCCAGGTTAGACACTTTGTATTTGCTTCTTCATCTTCCGTATATGGAGATAATAAAAAAATTCCCTTCTCAGAAAACGACACTGTAGACAATCCCGTATCACCGTACGGTGCCACTAAAAAGACATGTGAAATATTATGTTATACATACCATCGTCTCTATGATATTCCGGTCACCTGCCTTCGTTATTTTACTGTTTATGGTCCAAGACAACGACCTGAGATGGCTATACACAAGTTTACCCGTATGATTGACAGGGATGAACCTATACCTGTATATGGTGATGGTGAATCATTGAGGGACTATACATACATAGACGATGCCATTGATGGGACGATAAAAGCTATCAAGAACCCATTTGGCTATGAGATATTTAACATTGGTGAATCTCGGACTGTAAAACTCAAGGATTTGATATCGCTTATAGAAGATGTGTTGGGTAAGAAGGCTGTAATTGAAAGACTACCAATGCAGTTAGGTGATGTATCCATCACATATGCGGATATAACAAAATCAAAAAAGATGCTTGGTTACAATCCTCAGGTAGCCATTGAGGATGGTATCAAGAGATTTGTAAAATGGTATAAAGGCGAGAAGGATTGA